One window of Ignavibacteriales bacterium genomic DNA carries:
- a CDS encoding YCF48-related protein, with amino-acid sequence MKNLIFTIALILFLCGNAYTQWTQQTSPVSVDFNTIHFFDANNGWAFGGSNSVKTTNGGTTWIDQSTNYGFKKVSVVDQNTAFAIVGDKFVYATTNGGSTWIQKTTPAWAPQLNTLDGISFVSSTTGYVGGTNGYIFKTTNGGTSWSLVNAGGFYVNDLFFLDENNGWSCRPGGQWTKTTDGGANWTGGTVGSESFSSVFALDVNNAFLAGGNGTVYKTNNGGTNWTLCTTGITNALYDIRAIDNQTIWAADDAGTIIHSTNGGTTWSSQASGVTSIIKSLFFLDANTGWACGSSSTLLKYSNVPKTITVISPNGGENWEYGTTRNITWTSSNVTNIKIEVTTNNGTNWNVVTASTSAATGSYLWSVNYGPSANCKIKISDAADATVNDVSNNTFTVYEKSITLTSPNGGENWRVGTQHNITWTSNFITNVSIYYQTTSGSSWTLVAASVAAATGSYSWTVPNTPSTTCKVQVWGDGDDAFIDESDNTFNIYQSGVTVTSPNGGEDWLVGTNQNITWTSSNVTNVKLEYTTNNGTNWNTIIASVAAIPASYNWVIPNAPSTNCKVRISDAGDATVNDLSDNTFTISQKSINLTSPNGGENWRVGTQHNITWTKSGFTYVKVEYTTDNGTSWIVIDPSVDATLGMSWTVPNTPSANCKVRVSDAGDATVIDLSDNIFTIYQPAVTVTSPNGGENWLVGTNQNITWTSSNVTNVKLEYTTNNGTNWNTIIASVAAIPASYNWVIPNAPSANCKVRISDAGDATVNDLSDNTFTISQKSITLTSPNGGENWRVGTQHNITWTKSGFIYVKVEYTTDNGTSWIVIDPSVDATLGMSWTVPNTPSANCKVRISDAGDATVNDVSDGLFTISTLPVPVIALTSPNGGENWLVGTNQNITWTSSNVNNIKIEYTTNNGTSWNTIIASVVATPASYNWVIPNSPSTNCKVRISDAGNSTINDLSNNVFTITAQPTITMTIGNVTAVVGDTILVPITVSNFNNIGAISLKIQYNSTVLTFSGVENQPTTGNFAVNASNGFITIGWFNTTPLNLGNSKLLDLKFHYNGGISNLNFITTECEIANVHAQTFLVEYYNGSVSQIFKELIVTSPNGGGSWQIGSQQNILWTSSNVNNVKIEYTTNNGSTWISIINSVPAASGTYTWTIPNTPSTTCKVRVSDAADATVNDVSDNLFSIPASTSITVISPNGGENWLAGTVHNITWTSSNVNNIRLYCSTNGGGNWTYIGNTPANTGSFSWTIQSASSSLSPSANCRIKAADDANLSTFDISNSDFTISKLEQTIPNGGENWAAGTSQSIHWLYAYTDFNNVKLEYTTNNGSNWNVIIGSTPISVNSYNWTVPNNPSTQCRVRISNPANPSQKDSSNNVFTISSLTLTSPNGSESWKVGTSQNITWNSSNIANVKLEYSTNSGSTWIIIIASNPSVLGSYSWTVPITPSTNCKVRISDVSNSSYNDLSDNTFTIYQPSIALTSPNGGELWLVGTTKNITWTSSYISNVILDYSKDNGITWTNIISSVPASPSNYQWTLPNINSNMCLVRISDAGNSLISDTSNNVFSISALLVTFPNGGEKLQAGKTKNISWLSTNIGWLNIYYSIDDALNWNSVAFNKPSSSGSFTWNIPNTPSVKCRVKIKNPAGSITDSSDRVFTITSLQVSAPNGGENIKPGADFAITWQSKNIRDVKLEYTSDNGAHWQLIVDKTNSGADGGGFVWQVPSTVSGNCKIKVTDKEDDNITDESDAVFNITLSKFISTVVPTGTERWYIGNTYQIKWYSINIPKVNIEFTSDNGVKWEKIVDNINASDQLFNWKIEVTVEGEYRIRVRDYSDTSVVTVSPKFRIIFVPEIVLSTPNGGEHLEAGNDFTIKWTSRNISRIKIQSRINNYTETIENSYPAELGSYVWTVPIENSTNCKIILTDLYDADFKDMSSNSFSIYVPPLKLTYPNGGENFQIGTECNIKWVGLKDLGKVDLHYSLDNGSTWSLIGTADVKDYIFSWRVPDNLSNNCKVKIVAKNQRNIYDISDGIFAISDYRIMDWYWLETGTNKNLNGVYFVNDQNGFIVGNNGLILSTATGGRNWNVVSSGVTNNLNSIQFINSSVGWIIGAGGKILKTSNSGLNWITQVSGVTSTLLSNSFINEQVGYVCGIGGTILRTTNGGNNWIQQTTGITNNINSIHFFAADIGWAACDNGKILKTTDGGNTWVQENSGVTENIKSVFFVDERNGFAGVNQRVNFLLKTTDGGNVWSAYNNPTVYNFNQLRSMYFTNTTTGWILTDDRLLKTTDGGSTFEQSYFNPTFNSFMMLNPGLIWVVGDGGKLCKYNYFYFKFTAPVAGNKYQYGNVCTITWESSPDFVVQGLTAYKGEQFLTTIGSNENMQNGYFNWNISPGTSTNILGNNIRIQIRTHQPVLHLAFELFSDPFTVSILPSSTTWEQLFGFDKFDHFTDSYFINENLGWVTTYFTKVFKTTNGGFNWTFNRLVPEDYPLGVWWSKTVWFVDENNGFVGGGGSIDNNRSCGRGFYGKTTNGGNSWDADYTATYICGGYNEGYIEDVFFNDALNGWQVGDGILKHTTDGGNNWQNYIYVYDEYYAVHSPEPSTAYAIRYRWDFELDKGFWEIVKTSDYGNTWPGWPDNPIFRYDKRLNSIWFINQNVGWVVGDNGKILKTIDGGKNWVFQNSGTDLPLLKVKFVNSRKGYIVGGYSNYENVGENEKGIILTTNTAGEKWTVQVGNIMRCLNDISIINENTIYVVGDFGTILKTTSGGEFRVDSKATVIDSLLPGSFNLSQNYPNPFNPSTTINYALPNDSRVELRIFNVIGEQVAELVNEVQPAGYYRKQWIAENLSSGIYLLRIDAKAIASEERFVKTMKMIFLK; translated from the coding sequence ATGAAGAATCTAATTTTTACAATCGCATTGATTCTGTTCTTGTGCGGTAATGCTTACACACAATGGACACAGCAGACAAGCCCGGTAAGTGTTGACTTTAATACAATTCATTTCTTTGATGCAAACAACGGTTGGGCTTTTGGTGGTTCTAATTCTGTTAAAACTACAAATGGCGGAACTACCTGGATTGATCAATCAACAAATTACGGTTTTAAAAAAGTAAGCGTAGTTGACCAAAACACTGCATTTGCAATTGTTGGCGATAAATTTGTTTATGCTACAACAAACGGCGGTTCAACCTGGATTCAAAAAACCACACCGGCATGGGCTCCCCAATTAAACACGCTTGATGGAATTTCATTCGTTTCTTCAACCACCGGTTATGTAGGTGGAACAAATGGATATATTTTTAAAACAACTAATGGCGGTACAAGCTGGAGTTTAGTTAATGCGGGAGGTTTTTATGTAAATGATTTATTCTTTCTTGACGAAAACAACGGTTGGAGCTGCAGACCAGGCGGGCAATGGACTAAAACAACAGATGGAGGTGCTAACTGGACTGGTGGCACAGTAGGCAGCGAAAGTTTTTCCTCTGTTTTTGCTCTTGATGTGAATAACGCTTTTTTAGCAGGTGGAAATGGTACGGTTTATAAAACCAATAATGGAGGAACTAACTGGACGCTTTGCACCACCGGTATTACGAATGCTCTTTATGATATCCGTGCGATTGACAACCAAACAATTTGGGCTGCCGATGATGCTGGAACTATTATTCATTCAACAAACGGTGGTACTACATGGAGCAGCCAGGCAAGCGGCGTTACTTCCATAATTAAATCACTATTCTTTTTAGATGCAAATACAGGTTGGGCTTGCGGTTCTTCTAGTACTTTGCTGAAATATTCTAATGTTCCTAAAACGATAACCGTTATCTCTCCAAACGGAGGAGAGAACTGGGAATATGGAACAACCCGTAACATAACCTGGACAAGCAGTAATGTAACAAATATTAAGATTGAAGTTACAACTAACAACGGAACAAACTGGAATGTAGTAACGGCAAGTACAAGTGCCGCAACCGGAAGCTATTTATGGTCTGTTAATTATGGACCATCGGCAAATTGTAAGATAAAAATTAGTGACGCTGCAGATGCAACAGTAAATGATGTTAGTAATAATACTTTTACTGTATATGAAAAGTCGATTACTCTTACTTCACCCAATGGTGGAGAAAACTGGCGTGTAGGAACTCAACATAATATTACCTGGACAAGTAATTTTATTACAAATGTTTCAATCTATTATCAGACAACAAGCGGAAGTAGTTGGACACTTGTTGCGGCTTCTGTGGCGGCTGCAACTGGCAGTTATAGCTGGACAGTTCCAAATACTCCATCAACAACCTGTAAAGTACAAGTATGGGGAGATGGTGATGATGCCTTCATTGATGAAAGTGATAATACATTTAATATTTACCAGTCGGGTGTTACCGTTACTAGTCCAAACGGAGGAGAGGACTGGTTGGTTGGAACTAACCAGAACATTACTTGGACAAGTAGTAATGTAACTAACGTAAAACTTGAGTACACAACCAACAATGGAACAAACTGGAATACAATCATTGCAAGTGTGGCGGCAATACCTGCAAGCTACAACTGGGTAATCCCAAATGCACCTTCAACTAACTGCAAAGTAAGAATAAGCGATGCTGGTGATGCAACGGTAAATGATCTTAGTGATAATACTTTTACAATTTCTCAAAAGTCGATTAATCTTACTTCTCCAAATGGTGGAGAGAACTGGCGTGTAGGAACTCAACATAATATTACCTGGACGAAGTCCGGATTCACTTATGTAAAAGTAGAATACACAACAGATAATGGAACAAGCTGGATAGTTATTGATCCGAGTGTTGATGCAACTCTTGGAATGTCCTGGACTGTTCCTAATACACCTTCAGCAAATTGTAAAGTAAGAGTAAGTGATGCCGGTGATGCAACGGTAATTGATCTTAGCGATAATATTTTTACAATCTATCAGCCAGCAGTTACTGTAACTTCTCCAAATGGCGGTGAGAACTGGTTGGTTGGAACTAACCAGAACATTACTTGGACAAGTAGTAATGTAACTAACGTAAAACTTGAGTACACAACCAACAACGGAACAAACTGGAATACAATCATTGCAAGTGTGGCGGCAATACCTGCAAGCTACAACTGGGTAATCCCGAATGCTCCATCAGCAAATTGTAAAGTAAGAATAAGTGATGCCGGTGATGCAACGGTAAATGATCTTAGTGATAATACTTTTACAATTTCTCAAAAGTCGATTACACTTACTTCACCTAACGGAGGAGAAAACTGGCGTGTAGGAACTCAACATAATATTACCTGGACGAAGTCCGGATTCATTTACGTAAAAGTAGAATACACAACAGATAATGGAACAAGCTGGATAGTTATTGACCCAAGCGTTGATGCAACTCTTGGAATGTCCTGGACGGTTCCCAATACACCTTCAGCAAATTGCAAAGTAAGAATAAGCGATGCCGGTGATGCAACGGTAAATGATGTAAGCGATGGATTATTTACAATCAGTACTTTACCAGTGCCCGTAATTGCATTAACTTCACCGAATGGCGGTGAGAACTGGCTGGTTGGAACTAACCAGAACATCACCTGGACGAGTTCTAATGTGAATAATATTAAGATTGAGTACACAACAAACAATGGAACAAGCTGGAATACAATCATTGCAAGTGTGGTAGCAACTCCTGCAAGCTACAATTGGGTAATCCCGAATTCTCCATCAACAAACTGCAAAGTAAGAATAAGCGATGCCGGCAATTCAACTATAAACGATCTCAGTAATAATGTGTTTACGATAACTGCACAACCGACAATTACTATGACAATTGGAAACGTAACTGCGGTAGTTGGTGACACAATCCTGGTTCCAATTACTGTATCAAATTTTAATAATATTGGAGCGATTTCTTTAAAGATACAATATAATTCAACAGTACTTACATTTAGTGGTGTGGAAAACCAGCCAACAACCGGAAACTTTGCAGTTAATGCTTCCAATGGGTTTATTACAATCGGGTGGTTTAATACTACTCCTCTCAATCTGGGAAATTCAAAACTCCTAGATCTGAAATTCCATTATAATGGAGGTATTAGTAATCTAAATTTCATTACCACTGAATGTGAAATTGCAAATGTACATGCCCAAACTTTTTTAGTTGAATACTATAATGGTTCTGTTTCGCAAATATTTAAAGAATTAATAGTAACAAGTCCAAATGGGGGTGGGAGCTGGCAGATTGGTTCTCAGCAGAATATTTTATGGACGAGTTCTAATGTGAATAATGTGAAGATTGAATACACAACCAACAATGGATCAACCTGGATCTCGATAATAAATTCAGTTCCGGCTGCTTCAGGTACTTATACGTGGACAATCCCCAACACTCCATCTACAACCTGTAAGGTTAGAGTAAGTGATGCTGCGGATGCGACGGTAAATGATGTTAGCGATAATCTATTTAGTATTCCGGCATCAACATCAATTACTGTTATCTCACCAAATGGTGGAGAAAACTGGCTGGCAGGAACAGTTCATAATATAACATGGACAAGCAGCAACGTGAACAATATTAGGTTATATTGTTCAACTAACGGCGGTGGAAACTGGACATATATAGGAAACACTCCGGCAAATACCGGAAGTTTTAGCTGGACGATTCAATCCGCTTCAAGCTCATTAAGTCCTTCGGCTAATTGCAGAATAAAAGCAGCTGATGACGCTAACCTGAGTACCTTTGACATTAGTAATTCAGATTTTACAATAAGCAAACTGGAGCAGACTATTCCGAATGGTGGTGAAAATTGGGCTGCTGGAACTTCACAAAGTATTCACTGGCTTTATGCATATACGGATTTTAATAATGTAAAGCTTGAATACACAACAAACAACGGTAGCAATTGGAATGTAATAATTGGCAGTACACCTATATCTGTAAACTCTTATAACTGGACTGTCCCGAACAATCCTTCTACTCAATGCAGGGTAAGAATAAGTAATCCCGCAAATCCATCACAAAAAGATTCAAGCAATAATGTCTTTACCATATCTTCGCTTACTCTTACTTCCCCAAATGGAAGTGAATCATGGAAAGTTGGAACATCACAAAACATTACCTGGAATAGTTCTAACATAGCGAATGTAAAATTAGAATATTCTACTAACAGCGGTTCAACCTGGATTATAATAATTGCAAGTAACCCTTCAGTACTTGGAAGTTATTCCTGGACGGTACCCATTACGCCATCAACTAATTGCAAAGTAAGAATTAGTGATGTTTCCAATTCTTCTTATAATGATCTAAGTGATAATACCTTTACAATCTACCAGCCATCAATTGCTTTAACCTCTCCAAATGGAGGTGAACTTTGGCTTGTTGGTACAACAAAAAACATCACCTGGACAAGCAGCTATATCAGCAATGTTATATTGGATTACTCTAAAGATAATGGTATAACATGGACTAACATCATTAGTAGCGTGCCCGCTTCACCTTCAAATTACCAGTGGACTTTACCAAACATAAATTCAAATATGTGTCTTGTTAGAATAAGCGATGCTGGGAATTCTTTAATTTCTGATACTAGCAATAATGTCTTTTCGATTTCAGCACTTCTTGTTACTTTTCCAAACGGTGGTGAAAAATTACAAGCCGGCAAAACCAAAAATATTTCCTGGTTGAGCACAAATATTGGTTGGTTAAATATCTACTATTCAATAGACGATGCCTTGAACTGGAATTCAGTAGCGTTTAATAAACCATCCAGTTCAGGTAGTTTCACCTGGAACATACCAAATACACCATCTGTAAAGTGCAGAGTAAAAATTAAAAATCCGGCTGGGTCTATAACTGATTCCAGCGATAGAGTTTTCACTATAACTTCATTACAGGTAAGCGCACCCAATGGTGGAGAGAATATAAAACCGGGGGCTGACTTTGCTATTACATGGCAAAGTAAAAATATCCGGGATGTTAAACTTGAATATACTTCAGACAACGGTGCGCATTGGCAACTTATAGTTGATAAGACCAATTCTGGCGCAGATGGAGGCGGCTTTGTTTGGCAGGTACCTTCAACTGTAAGTGGTAATTGTAAAATAAAAGTTACGGATAAAGAGGATGATAATATAACAGATGAGAGTGATGCGGTATTTAATATAACACTCAGCAAATTTATCTCTACGGTTGTTCCAACAGGAACTGAAAGATGGTATATAGGAAATACATACCAGATTAAATGGTACAGCATTAATATCCCCAAGGTAAATATTGAATTTACATCCGATAACGGTGTTAAGTGGGAAAAAATAGTTGATAATATTAATGCTTCTGATCAATTATTTAATTGGAAAATTGAAGTTACCGTGGAAGGTGAATATAGGATAAGAGTAAGGGACTACAGTGATACTTCTGTTGTTACCGTTAGTCCAAAATTCCGTATAATATTTGTTCCTGAAATAGTACTTAGTACTCCTAACGGGGGTGAACACCTTGAAGCAGGTAATGACTTTACAATTAAGTGGACTTCGAGAAATATATCCAGAATTAAAATTCAATCCAGAATAAATAATTATACTGAAACAATTGAGAATTCATACCCGGCAGAGTTAGGTTCTTATGTATGGACAGTACCAATTGAAAATTCAACAAATTGCAAAATAATCTTAACCGATCTTTATGATGCTGATTTTAAGGATATGAGTAGCAACAGCTTTTCTATTTATGTTCCTCCTTTGAAATTGACATATCCAAATGGCGGAGAAAATTTTCAAATAGGTACTGAATGTAACATTAAATGGGTTGGTTTGAAAGATCTTGGAAAAGTAGATTTACATTATTCCTTAGATAATGGTTCAACTTGGAGTTTAATTGGAACTGCAGATGTAAAAGATTACATATTTAGCTGGAGAGTACCAGATAACCTTTCTAATAACTGTAAGGTTAAAATAGTAGCCAAGAACCAAAGAAACATTTATGATATTAGCGATGGAATTTTTGCAATCAGTGATTATAGAATAATGGATTGGTATTGGTTAGAGACCGGAACAAATAAAAACCTTAATGGTGTTTACTTTGTAAATGATCAAAATGGTTTTATCGTTGGTAATAACGGATTAATCTTATCAACAGCAACTGGCGGTCGTAACTGGAATGTTGTTTCTTCAGGTGTTACAAATAATCTGAATTCAATTCAATTTATTAATTCTTCTGTGGGATGGATAATTGGTGCCGGCGGGAAAATTCTTAAAACGTCCAACAGCGGACTGAACTGGATAACACAAGTATCAGGAGTAACATCAACTTTATTAAGTAACAGTTTTATTAACGAACAGGTGGGTTATGTATGTGGGATAGGTGGAACAATTCTAAGAACAACAAACGGTGGAAATAACTGGATTCAACAAACTACAGGGATTACTAATAATATTAATTCAATTCATTTTTTTGCCGCAGATATAGGCTGGGCAGCGTGTGATAATGGTAAAATTTTAAAAACCACTGATGGAGGCAATACCTGGGTGCAGGAAAATTCTGGAGTAACAGAAAATATAAAATCAGTTTTCTTTGTTGATGAGAGAAATGGATTTGCCGGAGTTAACCAGAGAGTGAATTTTCTTCTTAAGACAACTGATGGCGGCAATGTCTGGTCAGCTTATAACAATCCAACTGTTTACAACTTCAACCAACTTAGATCGATGTATTTTACAAATACAACTACCGGTTGGATTCTAACTGACGATAGATTATTAAAAACTACAGATGGTGGTTCAACATTTGAGCAGAGTTATTTCAATCCGACATTTAACTCATTTATGATGTTAAATCCTGGTCTTATTTGGGTAGTTGGTGATGGAGGAAAGCTATGCAAATATAATTACTTTTATTTTAAATTTACGGCACCTGTAGCAGGAAATAAATATCAATATGGAAATGTATGCACAATTACGTGGGAAAGTAGTCCTGATTTTGTGGTTCAAGGATTAACGGCTTATAAAGGCGAACAGTTCCTAACAACAATTGGATCAAATGAAAATATGCAAAATGGTTATTTTAATTGGAATATATCCCCTGGTACCAGTACCAATATTTTAGGCAATAATATCAGGATACAAATTCGTACACATCAACCAGTTTTACACTTAGCTTTTGAGCTGTTTAGTGATCCGTTCACAGTTAGTATACTACCTTCCTCAACAACATGGGAGCAATTGTTTGGTTTTGATAAATTCGATCATTTTACAGACAGTTATTTTATAAATGAAAATTTGGGATGGGTAACGACTTATTTTACTAAAGTTTTTAAAACAACTAATGGTGGTTTTAATTGGACTTTTAATAGACTTGTTCCCGAAGATTATCCACTTGGGGTATGGTGGTCAAAAACGGTCTGGTTTGTAGATGAGAATAATGGCTTTGTAGGGGGAGGAGGAAGTATAGATAATAATAGAAGTTGTGGTAGAGGATTTTATGGTAAAACAACAAACGGTGGAAACAGTTGGGATGCAGATTACACAGCAACTTATATATGTGGAGGATATAATGAAGGCTATATAGAAGATGTGTTTTTTAATGATGCTCTTAATGGTTGGCAAGTTGGGGATGGAATATTAAAACATACAACAGATGGTGGTAACAATTGGCAAAATTATATTTATGTTTATGACGAATACTATGCTGTTCATAGCCCGGAACCTTCTACTGCATATGCAATAAGATATAGGTGGGATTTTGAATTGGATAAAGGTTTTTGGGAGATTGTTAAAACTTCTGATTATGGAAATACTTGGCCTGGTTGGCCAGATAATCCGATCTTTAGATATGATAAACGGTTAAACTCCATATGGTTTATAAATCAAAACGTTGGCTGGGTAGTAGGGGATAATGGTAAAATTCTAAAAACAATTGATGGAGGAAAAAATTGGGTGTTTCAAAATAGTGGAACTGATCTTCCGCTTCTTAAGGTAAAATTTGTTAATAGCAGAAAGGGATATATTGTGGGTGGCTATAGCAATTATGAAAATGTGGGTGAAAATGAAAAAGGTATTATTTTAACAACCAATACTGCGGGTGAAAAGTGGACTGTGCAAGTTGGAAATATAATGAGATGCTTAAATGATATTTCAATAATTAATGAAAATACTATTTATGTTGTTGGAGACTTCGGGACCATACTTAAAACAACTAGCGGCGGTGAATTTAGAGTTGATAGTAAAGCAACTGTAATAGACAGCCTATTGCCCGGCTCTTTTAATCTTTCTCAAAACTATCCCAATCCTTTCAATCCCTCTACAACAATAAATTATGCATTACCAAATGATAGCAGAGTTGAGTTACGTATTTTTAATGTTATTGGAGAACAGGTGGCTGAACTTGTAAATGAAGTTCAGCCTGCGGGTTATTACAGAAAGCAATGGATTGCGGAAAATTTATCAAGCGGGATTTATTTATTAAGAATTGATGCAAAAGCTATTGCTTCCGAAGAAAGATTTGTGAAAACTATGAAAATGATTTTCCTGAAATGA
- a CDS encoding M4 family metallopeptidase encodes MKNIYKIILLVIFVFCGSIPISAGIKSKNRIVKFYSHDAKQGLNVLQTKINHKLEVEWNNQYSTPVFVGGRLTSSGYVVNSDKSIDGIKFLSENNELFGLKNPAHELKAISSFTDNLSITHIKYQQEINGVKIFHGQLIVHINPDGSVESVNGRYYPTPDINTTPLLNTLSAINIAKNKLGNYKSEKEFAELNIYDKNNTLVLVYEVSLPSYYNPNMQIFIDANTGEIIKIDDGLRYDGPQIGTGKGLNGQTKSINTYLWGGDYAMIDASLPMYKPPIDSFQSIGCIVSFDAKNDTAGNGYIKAVVIVDPNNDNNFSDNERLKAAIDAHIYSRKVYEFYKSHFNRNSFDNKGKSILNILHFKENYNNAFWNGVCLTYGDGDGVQYSNLAGAFDVITHEMTHAVTSSTADLVYENQPGAMNEAMSDAFGCLADSTNWLMGEDVYTPGIPGDGLRSMQDPHNGKAQGDYNDGWLPAHMNEFVNLPNDEQNDWGGVHINSGIPNKAFYNVASVIGHWKTGKIWYRGLTVYLTKNSRFSDLRTACTNSAKDLYGRGSVEYNTVVDAFDAVGITGGSSGNTVDLIYDDNNPDSWVYESAANWELAVRFSPPSHNSEVKKVSIYISGDYYQSGNGHFNLVMYKANPSTGLPTSILINPYSHTPAAVGWQNFDLSNVIAANDFLVGLQYDGINAPALGADLPPGNGKAYEFDPTSNSWYKLNSPNDYTLFIRASVATATGVVEIDSRIPEKFEVYQNYPNPFNPTTSIRYSLPQGKNVELFVYDISGKKVAELVNNFQNAGVYEVTWNGTDDSGNPAASGVYFYKIKMENFIQTNKMMFLK; translated from the coding sequence ATGAAAAATATTTACAAAATAATTTTATTAGTAATTTTTGTGTTCTGCGGTTCCATTCCAATTAGTGCGGGAATAAAATCTAAAAACCGAATTGTTAAATTTTATTCACATGATGCAAAGCAAGGATTGAATGTACTGCAAACTAAAATAAATCATAAACTGGAAGTTGAATGGAACAACCAATACTCTACTCCCGTATTTGTTGGTGGCAGACTTACTTCTTCCGGCTATGTGGTTAATTCAGATAAATCAATTGATGGAATAAAATTTTTATCAGAAAATAATGAATTGTTTGGTTTGAAAAACCCCGCACATGAATTAAAAGCTATTTCTTCTTTTACAGATAATCTGTCAATTACTCATATAAAATATCAGCAGGAAATAAATGGAGTAAAGATTTTTCACGGACAATTAATTGTTCATATCAATCCGGACGGATCTGTGGAATCAGTTAACGGAAGGTATTATCCAACACCAGATATCAACACCACTCCTTTGCTGAACACTTTGAGTGCAATAAATATTGCAAAGAATAAACTTGGTAACTATAAATCAGAAAAAGAATTTGCCGAACTAAACATTTACGATAAAAACAACACCTTGGTTTTGGTTTATGAAGTTTCACTCCCGTCCTATTACAACCCTAACATGCAAATATTTATTGATGCAAATACTGGCGAAATAATAAAAATTGATGACGGGTTAAGATACGATGGACCACAAATTGGGACAGGAAAAGGTTTAAATGGGCAGACGAAATCAATTAATACTTACCTTTGGGGTGGTGATTATGCAATGATTGATGCTTCGCTTCCAATGTATAAACCGCCGATTGATAGCTTTCAATCTATTGGCTGTATAGTTTCTTTCGATGCTAAAAATGATACGGCAGGAAATGGTTATATAAAAGCGGTAGTAATTGTGGATCCGAATAATGATAATAACTTTAGCGACAATGAAAGACTAAAAGCAGCAATTGATGCGCATATTTATTCCAGAAAGGTTTATGAATTTTACAAATCGCATTTCAACAGAAACAGTTTTGATAACAAAGGAAAATCAATATTAAATATTCTTCATTTTAAAGAAAATTATAATAATGCCTTCTGGAATGGTGTATGTTTAACATATGGCGATGGCGATGGCGTTCAATATTCTAATTTGGCTGGAGCTTTTGATGTAATTACCCATGAAATGACTCATGCTGTAACTAGCAGCACCGCTGATTTGGTTTACGAGAACCAACCCGGTGCAATGAATGAAGCAATGTCCGATGCATTTGGTTGTTTAGCCGATAGTACAAATTGGTTGATGGGTGAAGACGTCTATACACCCGGTATTCCTGGTGATGGTTTAAGAAGTATGCAGGATCCGCATAATGGAAAAGCTCAGGGTGATTATAATGATGGATGGTTGCCTGCGCATATGAATGAGTTTGTTAACCTGCCAAATGATGAACAAAATGATTGGGGTGGTGTGCATATTAACTCCGGAATTCCGAATAAAGCTTTTTATAATGTTGCATCTGTTATTGGACATTGGAAAACCGGTAAGATTTGGTACAGAGGTTTAACTGTTTATCTAACAAAAAATTCTCGGTTTTCTGATTTGCGAACTGCCTGCACAAATTCTGCAAAAGATCTTTATGGAAGAGGATCAGTAGAATATAACACAGTTGTTGATGCATTTGATGCCGTAGGTATAACCGGTGGCAGCTCCGGTAATACTGTTGATTTAATTTATGATGATAATAATCCGGATTCCTGGGTTTATGAAAGTGCCGCTAATTGGGAATTAGCTGTTCGGTTTTCTCCACCTTCGCATAATTCCGAAGTAAAAAAAGTTAGCATTTATATTTCCGGGGATTATTACCAAAGTGGAAACGGTCATTTTAACTTAGTTATGTATAAGGCAAATCCATCCACAGGTTTACCAACTTCCATATTAATAAATCCTTACTCGCATACTCCTGCTGCGGTTGGATGGCAGAATTTTGATTTATCAAACGTAATTGCAGCAAATGATTTTTTGGTAGGATTACAGTATGATGGAATAAATGCTCCTGCACTCGGAGCTGACTTACCTCCGGGAAATGGAAAAGCTTATGAATTTGATCCAACAAGTAATAGCTGGTATAAGCTTAATTCGCCAAATGATTACACCTTGTTTATAAGGGCAAGTGTAGCAACTGCAACCGGCGTGGTTGAAATTGATTCCAGGATACCAGAAAAATTTGAAGTCTATCAGAATTATCCAAATCCTTTTAATCCCACTACATCAATTCGTTATTCATTACCGCAGGGAAAAAATGTTGAACTTTTTGTTTATGACATCAGCGGTAAAAAAGTTGCTGAACTTGTAAATAACTTTCAGAACGCCGGTGTTTATGAAGTTACATGGAATGGAACTGATGATTCCGGTAATCCGGCAGCAAGCGGAGTGTATTTCTATAAAATAAAAATGGAAAATTTTATTCAGACTAATAAGATGATGTTCTTAAAATAA